A genome region from Triticum aestivum cultivar Chinese Spring chromosome 2B, IWGSC CS RefSeq v2.1, whole genome shotgun sequence includes the following:
- the LOC123040335 gene encoding 2-oxoglutarate-dependent dioxygenase 11-like, with protein sequence MEVEARSVGSSASEGRWSQSGTSLPVRNVQALAASAGEVAVDAMERYIQPGVDGDTVLAEHSDEVPVIDLSKLLDAESVEAEAARLRFACEDWGFFQVVNHGIPIEVIAGMKHDIQKFFQLPLEVKNAYAQRVGDLQGYGQAFVLSDDQKLDWSDMFGLFSQPPQARDMSYWPNQPPNFRNSIEEYSSELMKLSHSLATFIAKTIGVDPELMEDKHVGQFLRMNYYPPCTTTPEKVLGFSPHSDGSFITILLEVNAVQGLQIRRHGAWIPVKPRGDALLVNVGDFLEIMTNGKYKSIEHRVTINAQKERLSVSAFQVPKYDGIISPVLGSTEEKVLYKTMRVEEYARLYLSNKPDGKRTLDYAKLSQI encoded by the exons ATGGAGGTGGAGGCGAGGAGTGTTGGCAGCAGCGCCAGCGAGGGCAGATGGTCGCAGTCTGGAACGTCGCTGCCCGTCAGGAACGTCCAGGCGCTGGCCGCGTCTGCCGGCGAGGTGGCGGTCGACGCGATGGAACGGTACATCCAGCCGGGCGTCGACGGGGACACGGTTCTCGCCGAGCACTCCGATGAGGTTCCGGTGATCGACCTCAGCAAGCTCCTGGACGCCGAGTCCGTGGAAGCGGAGGCCGCCAGGCTCAGATTTGCTTGTGAGGACTGGGGCTTCTTCCAG GTCGTAAATCATGGAATACCAATTGAGGTCATCGCGGGTATGAAGCATGACATTCAGAAGTTCTTTCAGCTGCCCCTCGAAGTTAAGAATGCATATGCACAACGAGTGGGAGATCTTCAAGGTTATGGTCAAGCATTTGTTCTCTCGGATGATCAAAAGCTAGATTGGTCAGACATGTTTGGCCTCTTTTCGCAGCCACCTCAGGCCCGTGATATGAGTTACTGGCCAAACCAGCCTCCTAATTTCAG GAATTCTATTGAAGAGTACTCTTCCGAGTTGATGAAACTCAGTCATTCTCTTGCCACCTTTATTGCCAAAACAATAGGTGTTGATCCTGAATTAATGGAAGACAAGCATGTGGGCCAGTTTCTGAGAATGAACTACTACCCTCCATGCACAACCACGCCTGAAAAGGTTTTAGGTTTCTCACCGCATTCTGATGGATCTTTTATAACTATCCTGCTAGAAGTGAATGCAGTTCAAGGCCTACAAATTAGAAGGCATGGTGCATGGATCCCAGTAAAACCACGGGGTGATGCATTATTGGTAAATGTGGGTGACTTCCTTGAG ATTATGACAAATGGGAAGTATAAGAGCATTGAGCACAGGGTCACCATAAATGCCCAGAAGGAGCGGCTATCCGTATCAGCATTTCAAGTTCCAAAGTACGATGGAATAATTTCACCAGTTTTGGGCAGTACCGAAGAGAAGGTGTTATACAAGACAATGAGAGTAGAAGAGTATGCAAGACTTTATTTGTCAAACAAACCAGATGGAAAGAGAACCCTTGATTATGCTAAGTTATCCCAAATATAA